The DNA window CGCCCACGGAGCACCAGAAGTTGTCATAGCCCACAGCCAGGGCGTGTACATCGCCAAACTCTTCCATGGTCGTGCAAATGCACAAAGCGCGGTCAACCTGCGCCGCCTGCATCGCCTGGCGAATGACAGGCAACTGGCTTTGCAGTTCAGGAAAAGTGAGATGGCAGTGGGAATCGGTAAACATGTGGTGCAGCGCGCTCCTGGTTTTTACGTTCGGAGCACAAAAAAATAAAAAATTCTGGATTTTCCACGGTCAGCCGACCAGATTCACGATGTGGCTCGGCCCCAATGCCAGCGAAGAAAGAACACGGCGACCACATCGGCAACGGCCATTGCCATCAGCGCAAGCCCAAAAAAGGGCCCAGTCCCTGCGTCAAGCCAGCTCGGTGGACGCAACCAGAACCACAAACCCGCCCCACACAGGGCGACAGCACTCAAGCCCAAAGACAAATACACCAGCCGCTGGCCCCCCGCAAGCATGCGGGGGGCTTCTGTCTTGAGCAAGGCCTTCCGGGGCTCTCCGAAATCAACAGGCAAGGGACATCCTCCACGCAAGCGGCTGAAACCTCACTTGACCAAGGCCAGCATGTCCTTGAAGGCCGGATGCTCGCAACTGCGCAGCCATTCAAACGCCACCATCTCGGTGGTGACCAGTTCGGCGCCAGCACCAGCCAGGCGGTCATAAGCGGCATCACGGTTGCGCTCGGTGCGCGAGCTGCAGGCGTCTGTCACTACCCACACGTCAAATTCATCCTCGATCAAGTCCAGCGCGGTTTGCAGCAGGCATACATGGGCCTCACACCCGGCAATGACGATGGTGCTGCGGTCCGGGCCGCTTTGCGCAGTTTTTTGCATGTGCTTGGGCAAACTGCGGGCGTTGCCGGCAGGGGGTTTGGCCGGTGGGCGCAGCCATTCACCCAGGCCTTCTTCCACAGCGCTGAAATGCATCTTGGGCAAAGTGTTGCGGCACAGGGCGCGCAGCGCCGCGTCATTGGCGCCCAAGCGCGAGGGGTTTTGCTCGGTGCCCCACACCGGCACTTCCAGCATTTGGGCAATCTGGGCCAGACGGCGGGCATTGCCCAGCGCGGCAGCCCCCTCGTGGATGGCAGGCATCAGTCTTTCCTGGAAATCCACCAGTACGAGTTGGGATTCAGAGGCGTCAAGCAGCATGGCGGGGTCCTTCGGTCAAAACAATGCCGTGATTGTCGCAGCGCCTGCGCGGTCTGCACCGCACTTCATGCCTTCAAATGCTGCAAGGCCTGGGCCAGCGCACCCGCCATCGCAATGGCGTTGGTGGGGTGGGCCACGCAGTCAGTGCTCCAGAACTGGCCGACGCCTGCCGCATGCAAGGCGTCGAGCGCAGCGGCGTCGATCAGCGCGTGCGTCACCGCCACATCCACCGAAGCCGCACCGGCTGCACGCAGCAGGCGCGTGGCCTGGGCCAGCGTGTGCCCGGTGCTGGCCATGTCGTCGACCAGCACCACGCAGCGGCCTTGCACACTCACCGGAGGCAGCGCAACGGTCACGCTGCGGTCGCCATGGCGCTCCTTGGTGCACACGGCGTAGTCAAAACCATGACGCTCTGCCGCCTGGGCCACCCACTGGGCGGATTCACCATCGGGGCCCATGAGCATCGCACCAGGCCTTTGCTGCGCAATCCAGTCAGCCAACAGCAGCGCACCGCTGATGACCTGGGTCTGCGCAGCGGGCACGGCCTCCTCCAGAGTGGCCACGCGATGCAGGTGGGGATCCACGCTGACCACGGCATCGAACAGGCTCGCCAGAAAAGGGCCCACGATGCGCTGGCTGACGGCTTCGCCTGGATGGAATGCAATATCCTGGCGCATGTAGGCCAGGTACGGCGCTACCAGGGTGAGGTGGCGCACGCCCAGATCGCGGGCCGCACGGGCCGCCAGCAGCAGTTCAATGAGTTTCTCGTTCGGCTGGTGCAAGCTGCGCAACAAGACGGCACGTTCGGGCATGCGTCCAGCCACATCGACCGGCAGCGTCAGCCGCAGTTCGCCGTCAGGAAATCGGTGGCGCTGCACGGGCCACAGTGCCAAACCGGATGCCGTCGCCAGACGCTCGGCAGCACCCTGCTCGTCGTCAAAATACAGCAGGCAGCCCTTGGCCGGTTCGGACGCAATCATGTTCAAAACTCCACGAAAACACGCGGTACATCGTCCGCAGTACCGATGTAGTAACCGCTGGTTTTAGAGCAAGCCTGGCGCGCAAACTCCAAGTCGGTCGGAAATCCGGCATGCACCCGGTACAGCGTTTGCCCTGCAATCACGGTGTCACCGAGCTTGCACAGTAAATCCACCCCTGCGCCCTGCACTTTGGGCGCGCCCGCCAGGCGGGCAATGCGCGCAATCTGCAGGTTATTGATGCCGGCCACCACTCCGCTATCGGGCGCCGAAACCTCGAACGTCAGCGCACCCAGCTGGGGATTGTTGTGGTCGAAATCTTTGCCTCCCTGGGCCGTGATGATGGCCTGCATGCGTGCCAGGGCACGGCCCGAGTCAAGAATATCGCGCGCGATTGCGTAGCCGTCGCCGCCGCGCACATCAGGGTCACATTCGATCAAGCGGCCTGCCAGGCGCAGGGCCTTTTGGCGCAGATCGTTGGGCGCCCGGGGGTCGTTTTCCAGCACGCGCATCACATCACGGGCTTCCAGCACGGGGCCGATACCGTTGCCAATGGGCTGGCGCCCATCGGTGATGACCACATCCAGCGACAGCCGCATACGCTGCGCCACATATTCAAACAAACGTCGTAAACGCTGCGCCTCGGGCATGGACCGCACCTTGGCCGTGGGACCAATGGGAATATCGAGCACCAGGTGGGTCGAGCCAGCAGCAATTTTTTTGGACAGGATGGATGCCACCATCTGCCCCGGAGAGTCAATGGACAGCGGGCGCTCGACCGAAATCAGCACATCGTCAGCCGGCGAGAGATGGGCGGTGCCACCCCAGGCCAGACAACCCCGTTGGTCGCGCACGATGTCGCGCAGTTGTTCCAGGGGCAGCTCTACAGTGGCCAGCACCTCCATGGTGTCGGCCGTGCCAGCGGGAGACGTGATAGCGCGGGAGGAGGTTTTGGGGCACAGCATCCCATGGGCCGCCACGATAGGAACGATCAGCATCGAAGTGCGGTTGCCCGGTATGCCGCCAATGCAATGCTTGTCCACCACCAAAGGCTCATGCCAGTCCAGCCTATGGCCCGTGGCGACCATGGCGTCGGACAGGAAAAAGACTTCTTCACGGTCCAGCTCGTCGCGGTTGCAGGCCACCACAAAGGCGGTGAGTTCGATCTTGGAATAGCGGTGGTCGGCAATGTCCCGAACGATGGCCAGGAAATCCCCGCGCTCCAGACGCTCGCCTGAGATTTTGCGAAAAAGCGCACCCATAGACTCGGGTGGCTCCGCCTGGGCCACCGCCACCATATGGCCGTTTTCCACTCCCAGCTGGGCAAAGGCGTCTTCCGACAGCCCGAGCTCGCGGCAGCCGACGATGGACAGATCGTCCACCACGTTCAGCGTGGCCAGAATTCGGCGCCCATTGGCGCGCACCTCGATCTTGGACAGCGCCTGAAAACCCTCAGCGCGGTACACGGCGCAGTCGCGGTGCAGGTAGGCAACGTTTTCACGCCAGGTGTCGATGGCGACACGGCGCAGAGCCAATTGGGAGATGAGAGCGCCATGGTTGCCGTTTTGGGCAGCAGGTACTTCGGGGGCATTCTGTGCTTGCATACTGCAAGGCTACACCGGAATCAGGGCCTCCCCTGCCCGGGAATCCCCCACGCGACAGGCACCCGTTTGAGCCCGCACCGACATACCGGGCAAGTCGTTTTCCGATCGTGGTACCCTTGCGCCCCATGTTTCGTTGGTTTTACATACTCACGTTGCTGGCTTGCTCCAGCGCCCAGGCAGCACCAGGCGCAGCACCCACCGACGATATCGACAGCTTCCTGCACGACAAGGGTCTCCTCGCCCAATTGGCTGAAATGCGCCAAAGCGTCGCTGGGCAAGCCCATCAAGTCGTTGACCGGACGTCCGACCTCGTGGTCACGGCCATGGGTTTTCTGGGCGTCCCCTACCGCCGCGGGGGTAACAGCGCCGAGACGGGCTTTGACTGCAGCGGCTTTGTTCGTGCCATTTACCAGCAGACGGCAGGCATGCTGCTGCCGCGCCGCGCCGACCAGCAGGCCGCCTCGACCGAAAAAATCGACAAAAAAGAACTGCAACCGGGCGATCTGGTGTTTTTCAACACCATGCGCCGCGCGTTCAGCCATGTTGGCATTTATGTGGGCGACGGCAAGTTCATCCACTCACCACGCAGCGGCTCCGAAGTGCGGGTGGAAGACATGCACCAGTCCTACTGGCAGCGCCGATTTGATGGCGCCCGCCGTGTGATGCCGCTGGTAGCGACCGCCACGACCGCCCAGGCGGCACCACAGTAAAACTCTTACCGCACATCCACTCAGGGCCGGATCACGGTCACTGTTTCGGTGCTGCGGATCGGACCACCCGTTTCATTGACAGGGCGCGCCTGCGGATCGTGCAGCATGGCTTTCGCCTGTGCCATGTCAGCCTGGTAGCGCGCACGGGCCTGCGCTTCGCACGACTTGCGTGCCTGCGCCTGCGCACGACACTCCTCCAGTCCCACCTTCAGCCCGCCACCGGCCTCGCGGATGGCGCTTTGGTAGCGCTGCTGCGGTGTGGCGTCAGGCACCTCCGTGCGCTCCAGCGCCGCAGCGTAGGGCTGTGTTTGGGCTACGGCAACGCTACCCAAGGCCACGGCGGGCAACAGCGCAGCACAAAGCGCGTATTGCGCCATCGATAGTTTCTTCATGGTGATTCCTTTTCAGAAGCGAGACGATCCCACAACGACAAACGTTCCAGGCGCCTTACCACTGCAGCATAAATGCGGCACCGGGCACAGAGAGTCAGGCAGCTGCGCGCTACGATGTCGGACAAGGCCCACGCTGACAACCACCCCGCCTATGCCCACCACGCCGCTTTCCGCCCGCCCCGGCGCCGCCTTTGCACATGACCGGGCCTACCTGCGACAGCTGCTTTCGCAGCGCAACCAGTCCGAGGGGCGTGTCGCCGAGATCGACGCGGCGATTGAGCAGGCCTTTGTGCGCACGGTTTCCATGCTGGTGCTGGACATGTGCGGTTTCTCGCGCATCACGGCCTGCCACGGCATCATTCATTTCCTGGCCATGGTGCACCAGATGGAGCAAGCCGCCCGCCCCGCCATTGCTGGCAATGGCGGCGAAGTGGTCAAGCAGGAAGCCGACAACCTGTTTGCCGTCTTCAGCCACCCGGAACAGGCGCTCGAAGCCGCACTGGACATTGGCCGCGCCCTGAACGCCATGAACGCCGTACAAACCCCTGAGGCCGCCCTGCATGTCAGCATAGGCATCGGCTACGGCCCGACCCTGGTGATTGCCGACAAGGATCTGTTCGGCCATGAGATGAACCATGCCTGCAAACTGGGCGAGGACATTGCAGATCCAGGTGAAATCTATCTCACGGAAAACGCCTGCCGCGCGCTGCCTGAGGGCCGCTACGTGTTCAGCGAAGTACCGTACACCGTTGGTGGCATCGTCCTGCCCTCTTTTCGGCTGGAAGGCTGCCTGTATGAACGTCCGCTTGCACGATGAAGAAAAAAACACCCCCTGAGACCCAGACACCCCACGATACGGCCCTGGAAGCCGCAGCGCACCGTGCGCGCCGCCTGCTGCACAAGCGCGCCCTGGTGGCAGCAGCGGCGGGTGTGATACCCGTGCCCGGCCTGGACTGGGCCATGGATGCCGCCCTGCTTTCGCGGCTGCTGCCGCGCATCAACGCAGAATTTGGGCTCACACCCGAACAGCTGGACCGGCTGAACCCCGCCAAACGCGAACAGGTGCAGAAGGCTGCAGCCATGGTGGGCTCAGTGTTGATCGGCAAGTTCATCACCCGCGACCTGGTGCTCAAACTCACCAAAACCATGGGCATGCGCATGACCACCCGCCAGGCCAGTAAATACGTACCGCTGGCAGGCCAGGCCCTGGCAGCCACGCTGGGCTATGCCACGCTGCGCTACCTGGGCGAGCAGCACATCCGCGACTGCTTGCAGGTGGTACAGGCAACGCAATTGCAGTTACCTGCTCCGGATGCTATTAAATAAATAGCTGCTAGCGCTTACACACAAAGCGCTAGAGCCCATTTAATTACAAAATCAACCCACCCAGCGGCGGGCATTGCGCCACAAGCGCATCCAGGGGCTGAAGGCCTCCTGGCCGCCCGCGGCGACATGGTCCATCCAGCTCATCTGGATGTTGCGGAACACACGCTCGGGGTGCGGCATCATGGCTGTAAAGCGCCCGTCTGCGGTGGTCACCGCCGTCAGGCCACCGGGGCTGCCGTTGGGGTTGAACGGGTACTGCTCGGTGGCGGCGCCCATGTGGTCCACGAAGCGCATGGCGGCGATGGCCTTGTCGGCGTTGCCACGGTATTTGAAGTTGGCGTAGCCCTCGCCGTGCGCCACGGCGATCGGCAGGCGGCTGCCGGCCATGCCTTGCAGGAACAGACTGTGCGATTCGAGCACTTCCACCAGCGACAGGCGGGCCTCGAAACGCTCGCTCTGATTGGTGGTGAAGCGCGGCCAGTCCTGCGCGCCGGGGATGATATCGGCGAGCTCGGCGAACATCTGACAGCCGTTGCACACGCCCAGGCCAAAGGTGTCCTGGCGCGCGAAGAAGCCCTGGAACTGCTCGGCCAGCACTTTGTTGAAGGTGATGGAACGCGCCCAGCCGATGCCCGCACCCAGCGTGTCGCCGTAGCTGAAGCCCCCGCAGGCCACGATGCCCTTGAAGTCCTCCAGGCGCGCACGGCCGCTCTGCAGGTCGGTCATGTGCACGTCGTGCGCCTCGAAACCCGCCTCGGTGAAGGCGTAGGCCATTTCCACATGCGAGTTCACGCCCTGCTCGCGCAGCACGGCCACCTTGGGCTTGGAAAGATTGAGGTACGGCGCGGCCACGTCCTGCGCGGGGTCGAACGTCAGGTGCACATGCAGGCCCGGGTCGGCCGGTGCACCGGCTGCCGCGTGCTCGGCGTCGGCGCAGGCGGGGTTGTCGCGGCGCTGGCAGATCTGCCAGCTCACGCTGTCCCAGACCTGGTGCAGGTCTTCCAGCTTGGCACTGAACACGCTCTTGGCGTCGCGCCACACCTGCAGCTCGCCCTTGCCGGCATCGATGGGGCTGGACAGCGGGCGCGTCTTGCCGACGAAATGGCTGCACGCCGAGAGGCCGTGCGCGCGCAGCGTCTGCATGACGTCGTTGCGCTCGCTGGTCTTGACCTGCAGCACCACGCCCAGCTCTTCGTTGAACAGCGCCTTGAGCGTGAGTTCCTCGCGGCGCGCGCTCACCTGGCCGGCCCAGTTCTTGGCGTCGCCCGCGTCCATGCGGCTGTCATTGATGCCGTCGCCCTCGGTGACCAGCATGTCCACGTTCAGCGCCACGCCCACATGGCCGGCGAAGGCCATCTCGGCCACGGCAGCGAGCAGGCCGCCGTCGCTGCGGTCGTGGTAGGCCAGGATGCGGCCCTGCGCACGCAGCGCGTTCACGGCGTTCACCAAGTTCACCAGGTCCTTGGCGTCATCGAGATCGGGCACTGTGTCGCCGGCCTGGTCCAGCACCTGGCCCAGGATGCTGCCGCCCATGCGGCACTGGCCCTTGCCCAGGTCGATGAGCACCAGCGTGGTGTCTTCCTCGGTGGCGTCGAGCTGCGGCGTGAGCGTGCCGCGCACGTCCTGCAGCGTGGCGAAGCTGCTCACGATCAGGCTCACTGGCGAGACCACCTTCTTCTGTGCGTCGCCGTCCTTCCACTGCGTGCGCATGGACAGCGAGTCCTTGCCCACGGGGATGCTGATGCCCAGTTGCGGGCACAGCTCCAGGCCCACGGCCTTGACGGTGGCGTAGAGGTCGGCGTCCTCGCCCGGCTCGCCGCAGGCGGCCATCCAGTTGGCGGACAGCTTGACGCGCGGCAGCTCGATGGGCGCGGCCAGCAGGTTGGTGATGGCTTCGGCCACCGCCATGCGGCCCGAGGCCGGGGCGTTGATGGCGGCCAGCGGCGTGCGCTCGCCCATGGCCATGGCCTCGCCGGCGAAACCCTTGTAATCGGCCAGCGTGACGGCGCAGTCGGCCACGGGCACCTGCCAGGGGCCGACCATCTGGTCGCGGTGCGTGAGGCCGCCCACGGTGCGGTCGCCAATGGTGACGAGGAAGCGCTTGGACGCCACGGTGGGGTGGCTCAGCACGTCGATCACGGCCTTCTGCAGCGGCACGCCGGTCAGGTCGATGGGCGCGAACTGGCGCTGCACGGTGGTCACGTCGCGGTGCATCTTGGGCGGCTTGCCCAGCAGCACCGACATGGGCATATCCACTGGCAGCTTCTGGTCTTCCGCCTGCGCGGCGGGATCTTCCAGCACCAGTTGGCGTTCCTCCGTGGCTGTGCCGATCACGGCAAACGGGCAGCGCTCGCGCTCGCAGAACGCTCGAAACAGCTCCAACGATTCGGGTGCGATGGCCAGCACGTAGCGCTCCTGGCTCTCGTTCGACCAGATTTCCTTGGGCGCCATGCCCGATTCTTCGAGCTGCACGGCGCGCAGGTCAAAGCGTGCACCGCG is part of the Simplicispira sp. 125 genome and encodes:
- a CDS encoding isochorismatase family protein produces the protein MLLDASESQLVLVDFQERLMPAIHEGAAALGNARRLAQIAQMLEVPVWGTEQNPSRLGANDAALRALCRNTLPKMHFSAVEEGLGEWLRPPAKPPAGNARSLPKHMQKTAQSGPDRSTIVIAGCEAHVCLLQTALDLIEDEFDVWVVTDACSSRTERNRDAAYDRLAGAGAELVTTEMVAFEWLRSCEHPAFKDMLALVK
- a CDS encoding ribose-phosphate diphosphokinase; the protein is MIASEPAKGCLLYFDDEQGAAERLATASGLALWPVQRHRFPDGELRLTLPVDVAGRMPERAVLLRSLHQPNEKLIELLLAARAARDLGVRHLTLVAPYLAYMRQDIAFHPGEAVSQRIVGPFLASLFDAVVSVDPHLHRVATLEEAVPAAQTQVISGALLLADWIAQQRPGAMLMGPDGESAQWVAQAAERHGFDYAVCTKERHGDRSVTVALPPVSVQGRCVVLVDDMASTGHTLAQATRLLRAAGAASVDVAVTHALIDAAALDALHAAGVGQFWSTDCVAHPTNAIAMAGALAQALQHLKA
- a CDS encoding thymidine phosphorylase family protein; amino-acid sequence: MALRRVAIDTWRENVAYLHRDCAVYRAEGFQALSKIEVRANGRRILATLNVVDDLSIVGCRELGLSEDAFAQLGVENGHMVAVAQAEPPESMGALFRKISGERLERGDFLAIVRDIADHRYSKIELTAFVVACNRDELDREEVFFLSDAMVATGHRLDWHEPLVVDKHCIGGIPGNRTSMLIVPIVAAHGMLCPKTSSRAITSPAGTADTMEVLATVELPLEQLRDIVRDQRGCLAWGGTAHLSPADDVLISVERPLSIDSPGQMVASILSKKIAAGSTHLVLDIPIGPTAKVRSMPEAQRLRRLFEYVAQRMRLSLDVVITDGRQPIGNGIGPVLEARDVMRVLENDPRAPNDLRQKALRLAGRLIECDPDVRGGDGYAIARDILDSGRALARMQAIITAQGGKDFDHNNPQLGALTFEVSAPDSGVVAGINNLQIARIARLAGAPKVQGAGVDLLCKLGDTVIAGQTLYRVHAGFPTDLEFARQACSKTSGYYIGTADDVPRVFVEF
- a CDS encoding C40 family peptidase, whose translation is MFRWFYILTLLACSSAQAAPGAAPTDDIDSFLHDKGLLAQLAEMRQSVAGQAHQVVDRTSDLVVTAMGFLGVPYRRGGNSAETGFDCSGFVRAIYQQTAGMLLPRRADQQAASTEKIDKKELQPGDLVFFNTMRRAFSHVGIYVGDGKFIHSPRSGSEVRVEDMHQSYWQRRFDGARRVMPLVATATTAQAAPQ
- a CDS encoding adenylate/guanylate cyclase domain-containing protein; this encodes MPTTPLSARPGAAFAHDRAYLRQLLSQRNQSEGRVAEIDAAIEQAFVRTVSMLVLDMCGFSRITACHGIIHFLAMVHQMEQAARPAIAGNGGEVVKQEADNLFAVFSHPEQALEAALDIGRALNAMNAVQTPEAALHVSIGIGYGPTLVIADKDLFGHEMNHACKLGEDIADPGEIYLTENACRALPEGRYVFSEVPYTVGGIVLPSFRLEGCLYERPLAR
- the purL gene encoding phosphoribosylformylglycinamidine synthase, with translation MTLHLTTIAGGNALSPFRAQQLQPALQAIHPKIAGIAARFVHLVATDAPPTHEQQQRLAALLTYGDPYQGPIDGVAIIVTPRLGTVSPWASKATDIARNCGLALRRIERATEFRIQMQSGLLGKPTLSAEQQAQVAALLHDRMTESVLFDLADVQALFTELPPQPMEHVNVLTGGRAALEAANTQWGLALADDEIDYLVTAFTGLARNPTDVELMMFAQANSEHCRHKIFNAQFTIDGVAQDKSLFGMIHHTHQTSPQHTVVAYSDNASVMEGHQVERFVAKMASSAQETSASSYGKESVLQHVLMKVETHNHPTAISPFPGASTGAGGEIRDEGATGRGSEPKAGLTGFTVSKLWGGASDQEGGKPSHIASPLQIMTEGPLGGAAFNNEFGRPNLAGYFREYEQTVAGVARGYHKPIMIAGGLGSIDARLTQKIEFPAGSLLVQLGGPGMRIGMGGSAASSMATGQNAAELDFDSVQRGNPEIERRAQEVINHCWAQGEANPILAIHDVGAGGLSNAFPELTNDAGRGARFDLRAVQLEESGMAPKEIWSNESQERYVLAIAPESLELFRAFCERERCPFAVIGTATEERQLVLEDPAAQAEDQKLPVDMPMSVLLGKPPKMHRDVTTVQRQFAPIDLTGVPLQKAVIDVLSHPTVASKRFLVTIGDRTVGGLTHRDQMVGPWQVPVADCAVTLADYKGFAGEAMAMGERTPLAAINAPASGRMAVAEAITNLLAAPIELPRVKLSANWMAACGEPGEDADLYATVKAVGLELCPQLGISIPVGKDSLSMRTQWKDGDAQKKVVSPVSLIVSSFATLQDVRGTLTPQLDATEEDTTLVLIDLGKGQCRMGGSILGQVLDQAGDTVPDLDDAKDLVNLVNAVNALRAQGRILAYHDRSDGGLLAAVAEMAFAGHVGVALNVDMLVTEGDGINDSRMDAGDAKNWAGQVSARREELTLKALFNEELGVVLQVKTSERNDVMQTLRAHGLSACSHFVGKTRPLSSPIDAGKGELQVWRDAKSVFSAKLEDLHQVWDSVSWQICQRRDNPACADAEHAAAGAPADPGLHVHLTFDPAQDVAAPYLNLSKPKVAVLREQGVNSHVEMAYAFTEAGFEAHDVHMTDLQSGRARLEDFKGIVACGGFSYGDTLGAGIGWARSITFNKVLAEQFQGFFARQDTFGLGVCNGCQMFAELADIIPGAQDWPRFTTNQSERFEARLSLVEVLESHSLFLQGMAGSRLPIAVAHGEGYANFKYRGNADKAIAAMRFVDHMGAATEQYPFNPNGSPGGLTAVTTADGRFTAMMPHPERVFRNIQMSWMDHVAAGGQEAFSPWMRLWRNARRWVG